Sequence from the Candidatus Paceibacterota bacterium genome:
AGGAGAGACCTCAACGCCAAAATTTATTTCCCTCAAGCGGCAAAATATTTCAAATCCTCCGGCTGTCGTAGGCCCAGTGGAGCACCGCTTGCCTTTGGCCCGGGCGGCAGGTGAGGTCCTTTGGCTTGCAGTTATTCTTTATCTGCGCAATGTGCCTTCGGATAGCCTTCCAGCGTTTGATCTGGCGCCCGTCTTCGCCGGGTAGCCTGCGGCCCATGTAGTAGCGGCAGTACAAATTTCTCTACAACCTTTCCGACTTGACAGAGCGACGAATCAGTTTCACTATCAACTTATATAAGTTCGATAGCAACCAACTCGTCATTTAGTTACTATTTATGCAAGCAAAGTCAACTAACTTTATCCGCAGTCACTTTTATCCCCGAGGACTCACCTTAGCGTCAATATAAATTCCTCTACAACCTTTCAGACTTGACAGAGCGACTATCCACTGTTACAAGATTGACACTGACGTCGGCGTCGGGTATACTCGTCTTACGACTTTCGGGTCGTCCTGCCCGTGGATTCGGGTTTACGATCCGCAAAGCCTGGCTAAATGCCAGGTTTTTGCTTTATTAGGCTAATGTGTTTCTTGATATCTTGAGCATTAACCACCAAATCTGCGATGTCTTTGAGGTCATGAACCACCGGTCCGCCTTTGATTAGAATGATCTTTTTCTTTTTTGACTTTAGATATCTAAGTAAGTGGACAAAATCCGCATCGCTGGAAAGCAGACAGAAAGTATCATAATTATCTAATAACTTAATGGCGTCGACACTTATCTCGACGTCGAAGTTGCACTTCGGGAGGAACACATAGTCCCCCATATCGTCATGGAATAGCGTACGGGTATTTGAGGTAAGTTCCTCTGGAGACAGGAGATGATGCCGTACTTTTTGAATTGGCTTGGTAGAAACGGCATGCTTACCAAAAATATCTCGCGCGACGCGGATGAAACCTAAGGACTTAGTGTTCGCAGAATCGTGTCCATAGTAAAACCGCACGGTTTTTGAAAATATCGAGAGAAATTGGTCTAGTTTTTCTATGTCTATACAGAGCCGTTCTTCCTCGGCCAGAGCAATATGGTCATGTGTTTGCCGGTCATCATCAAACCAATAATTAACATTACCGAAGTCTATAAACGAAAAAACTTCTGGGAAATTATCGCCAATTCCCAGCTCTTGCCTCACAAATTCTTTTTTAAATTCATCAAGATTCATTCCGTGATTCTACTCTGCTTAGCCCCAAAAATCTAGGCAGAACATTTGTCCCCAAGGACTCCCGCCAGACTCGCTTAGAGGTTCCAAGCGGGCGGGCACCTTTTCCCGTAGCTTTGCTCCTTCTCAAGGAGAGACCTAGGCGGCAGTAAATTTACCCCGTTAGATAATTCTTCAGTCTTGTTCTGACATATCGTTTACCCCGTTAGATTGTTCGCTGTATCTAACGGGGTGAATTTTTCGCTTTCCATTCGAGCCTTTAAAAGGAAGATGGTCTCAGTCCGGAGCTTTGCCCGGGCCCAATCTTTTTGAGGCTCGGTAAGAAAGTCACCCAAGCCATCAAGGATATGCTTGTTATCCATCTTCTCTATTTGCTCAACGGATTTTTGCAAAAGCTCTTTGAAAGACACTTCGGAACGCTGTTCAACAATCTCCTTATTTATCGGCCAATTGTTTTTAAGGAAAAACCAAACGTCATAAATATCACGGCTCGTTTTGCCAACTCGTTCATGCATAGCCATAAGTTTGTGGGCAAACATATCCTCCCGGATCATCACAAGCATAGAGATGCCGAGTAGAGTTCGGAGCTCATACTTAGAGCCAAAATTCCTTCGGTTTACCTCAACTTTTATTTTCTGTGCTCCCGGTGCGTATGAGATAACATTTAAAAGATTAAAGTGTTTTATGCGAGAATCAATGATCGTCCCGTAACTTTTAGCAATTTTATTAATTTTTTCAAACACTTCAGCTTCTTTGCTTTCATCCAGCAAATCAAAATCCAAATCAACCGAGTCTCGATTCAAATCATAGAACAAGAGAGCGGCAGTACCGCCCTTAAAACCCAAATGAGTGGCAATCGAAGTGTCCGAGTAAATATCCTTCAGAATCTGAAGCAATATATTTTTGTGTTTTGAGTAGTCTAGTGTCATAGGTTTTTACCCCGTTAGATAACTTCATATCTAATGGGGTGAAGGTTTGTTAGGCTGGTTACTTTTATAATGCTCAAAATATGTCTTAACCTTTTTCTCCATTCGCTTATTGTGATAGATAGGCAAAATTTCAAACACCTTGTCAAAGTCCAAGGAATCCAAGTTATCAAAATGGTAATCTTTACTAATGTAGACTCGATCCAAGAAAGCGCGCTCTTTGGTTGCCATGGCGATGCCATCTTCATGCTCTATGCCAGATGTATTACTCAACACATAATCTTTCATCCGGATAAATGAAATTCTATGACCATCGGCTTCAATTTCTCTGGTCACGTATGTGGCAACAAAAATATTTCCATAGTACTGAAAATTAATACCGGTCCGAGTCAATACGGTCTCAAAGCTAATGTATGAGGGAGTATAAATACGAGTCGCCAACTCAAAATGATTATAGTTTTTGTCTTTGGCATAAATGCCACGATGCACCCTAACCAACTTTCCAGCCTTAACATATTTCTTTAATCGCCCACTGACTGTTTGCTCTTTTTCTTCGCCCCACAACAAAGCAACATCTTTAGTAGAAAAGACGGTTTTAGGAGATCTTAATAAAACCTCCAAATATTCACCTTTGACTGGTTTATTATCCATATGTAGACTGAAGGGTACCTTAAAGGTCTCT
This genomic interval carries:
- a CDS encoding NYN domain-containing protein, which encodes MNLDEFKKEFVRQELGIGDNFPEVFSFIDFGNVNYWFDDDRQTHDHIALAEEERLCIDIEKLDQFLSIFSKTVRFYYGHDSANTKSLGFIRVARDIFGKHAVSTKPIQKVRHHLLSPEELTSNTRTLFHDDMGDYVFLPKCNFDVEISVDAIKLLDNYDTFCLLSSDADFVHLLRYLKSKKKKIILIKGGPVVHDLKDIADLVVNAQDIKKHISLIKQKPGI
- a CDS encoding nucleotidyl transferase AbiEii/AbiGii toxin family protein, which codes for MTLDYSKHKNILLQILKDIYSDTSIATHLGFKGGTAALLFYDLNRDSVDLDFDLLDESKEAEVFEKINKIAKSYGTIIDSRIKHFNLLNVISYAPGAQKIKVEVNRRNFGSKYELRTLLGISMLVMIREDMFAHKLMAMHERVGKTSRDIYDVWFFLKNNWPINKEIVEQRSEVSFKELLQKSVEQIEKMDNKHILDGLGDFLTEPQKDWARAKLRTETIFLLKARMESEKFTPLDTANNLTG
- a CDS encoding type IV toxin-antitoxin system AbiEi family antitoxin domain-containing protein, with product MDNKPVKGEYLEVLLRSPKTVFSTKDVALLWGEEKEQTVSGRLKKYVKAGKLVRVHRGIYAKDKNYNHFELATRIYTPSYISFETVLTRTGINFQYYGNIFVATYVTREIEADGHRISFIRMKDYVLSNTSGIEHEDGIAMATKERAFLDRVYISKDYHFDNLDSLDFDKVFEILPIYHNKRMEKKVKTYFEHYKSNQPNKPSPH